The genomic window GAGCGCGGCATTGCTGAAAAAGGCGAAGGCGGAAGTGGGCCGTGAGGGACTCGTTACGCTAGCCAACCCGATGAGCGGGGACTTTGAGATTATGCGCCCGACTTTGCGGGTGAGCATTATGCGCACACTGGCTACGAATTTGAGCTATCAACGCGGGTCTGTGGCTATATTTGAGTTGGGTCGGGTGTATCTGCCTCGCGCCGAAGACCTGCCCGATGAGAGGGAAATGGCGGCGGGGGTAGTCTATGGGCCTCGAGGGCAGGAGGGGTGGCTAAGCCCGAGGGAGGACTTTGGGTTTTATGACGCTAAGGGAGTGGTGGAGTCAGTCCTGGCTCAGGTAGGCGCAGCGGCGGACTACCAGGTTTTAGAGGACCCGTTCTTGCATCCTGGGAAGTCGGCAAAAGTGGTGGTGGGAGGCGAGGCGGTGGGAGTGGTGGGGGAGGTGCATCCGCAGGTGCGGGAGGCGTTTGACATAGATGGGGCGGTGGCGTTTTTTGAGTTGGACATCGAGGCATTAAGGGAGGCGCTGTCCCAAGGGAGGCGTGGTCTCAAGGCGCTGGCGAGGTACCCTGCGTCGATACGCGATATCACGGTGCTGGCGGACAAGGGCGTGGCGTCGGCGAAGATGTTGAGGATAATCGAGGGGCAGCCGCTGGTGGAGTCGGCGGTGTTTTATGACGCATACGAGGGGAAGGGTGTGCCGGAGGGCAAAAGCTCACTGACCTTCCGGATATATTTCCAGTCGGCGGAGAAGACGCTGTCGTCGGAAGAGGTGGGGAAAGCGCTGGAGCGAGTGGTCAAGGCGCTGGAGAGAGAGGCTGGAGCCGCGCTGAGGGGAGGCTAGTATGGAGACTAGAACAGGCCACGGGCACGGGAGGGGGCATGGGCATCGCCACGAGGACATGCTCAGCGTGGAGGAGGCTTACGAGCGAATAATATCGGCTTTCAAGCCGCTGGAGGCCGAGGAGAGGCCGATACTGGATGCGCTAGGACAGGTGCTGACGGAGGATGTGTATTCGCCTATCGATATACCTCCGGCGGCGAACTCGGCCATGGATGGCTACGCAGTGCGGGCTAACGACGCGTCGGGGGCTTCCGTGGAACGGCCAGTGACATTGCGGGTCATTGGCCTGGTGGCGGCGGGACAGGTGCCGTCGAAGGCGGTGGAGAAGGGGACGGCGATTCGAATAATGACAGGGGCACCGGTGCCGCCGGGGGCGGACGCGGTGGTGCCCTTTGAGGAGACGGACGAGGTGGAGCGCCGGTCGAAGGGAGCTGGTTTGGACGAGATAGCGATTCGAGGGGACGGGTCGAAGGGGCGCAACGTGAGGCCAGCAGGAGAGGATGTGAGGAGAGGCGCACGGATCCTGGAGAGGGGCATGGCGCTGAGGCCGTCGGAGATAGGGGTGCTGGCTTCGCTGGGGATGGGGAAGGTCAAGGTTATCAGAAAGCCCTGCGTGGCGATCATTGCGACGGGGGATGAGCTGCAGACCCCCGGGGTGCCGCTGGGGCCAGGGAAGATATATGACGCCAATAGCTACAGCCTGGCGTCATCAGTAGCGAAGTATGGCGGGGTGGCGAAGGTGCTGGGCATTGCCAGGGATAACCTTTCGGATATGAATCGGAAGCTGGAGGAGGGGTTGGAGTCGGACCTGCTGCTGACGTCGGCGGGGGTGTCGAAGGGGGACTACGACATCGTGAAGGATGTGCTGGCGGAGCGAGGGAGGATAAATTTTTGGTCGGTGAGGATGAGGCCTGCGAAGCCGCTGGCGTGGGGGAGCCTGAGGGGGCCGGGAGGCCGGGAGGTGCCGCATCTCGGGCTGCCGGGGAACCCGGTGAGCGCGATGGTGGCGTTTGAAATGTTCGCCCGGCCAGCGATTTTAAAGATGCAGGGAAAAAAACGGTTGGCGAAACCGATGATTAGGGCTATACTTCAGGGCCAATCCACAATTACGATGGGCGGCGCGTATTTGCTCGAGTGCAGGTGACAAAAGTCGATAACGTTTACTATGCAGACCCCACGGGGCCGCAAGGCTCCAACATTCTGACTTCTATGGCGAAGGCCAACGGCCTGGCTGTGTGTCCTGAGGACCAGGATACGGCGGCCGCGGGCGAGGAAGTGTGGGTGAACATGCTGGACTGGAACGAAGAGGTGGAGATATAAATGGCCACAAAGCACAAGGAACCAGCGGTTGTAACCCCGGACCCCGGCGATGGCTACTATGCCGTTGACCTGGGAGGCATGGAGGCAGACGGGAGGTCTCTGGATGTAATTCTAACGTCCAGGAGGTGTCCGGACTGCGCGGAGAAGCTTAAGAAGGCCAAGAGTAAGCCCTCCGTGAAGGACCAGGTCAGGGATATAACAAAGTGCTGCGCAACCAAGGAAGGGTTCATCAGCCCTGGTATGCCGCTGAGGGAGATAGTTTTCAGGCTACTGCTGAAGGGCGGCAACCGCTCTATGTCATTAAAGGATGTTCATTACGCGGTTACAGAGCAGTACGCGATGCCAACCCATCCGATGAACGTGCAAGTGAATTCGTTGAAGCGAATTCTGGACAACGACACGTACTATGGGATTAAGAGAGCGGAGGCGCCGCAGCCGGCTAAGGCGCAGGCGTCCGAGGGGAAGAAGGAAAAGAGGGGGAAGAGGAGCTAGCCGGGTAGGATGAAGAAGCCGAGTGGCAGGTCACGAGGGGGCTGCCAGGCGGCTTCTATCTGTAGTACGCGGGAGCCTGCGGGGCCGCGTTTGAGGTGGGCGAGGAGGGTATCCAGGCTGCGCTGGGGGCCCTGGGCGTAGACTTCCACTGACCTACCATCGGGGAGATTTCGGACGGTGCCGCGTATGCCTAAAACGGCAGCTTTTTCGGTCAAGAACTGACGGAAGCCGACGCCCTGAACTTTGCCGCGGACGACGGCGTGGAGGAGGGATGGGGGAGGAGAGGGAGGGTTACTCTTCTTCGCGAGGCTTTCGCTTTCTGCGGACAACTTCGGGTTCTGGGTTGACGTAGGTTGCGGACTGAGGCGCGGGCTTCTTGGAGTCCTTCTTGGGTTTCTTGGCCTCTTTCTTATGGAAGTCGCCTTTTGCCATTGCTCCTCCGGGAATTATTCAGACGATGTTCTTATTTTAACGCGGGCGCGGTAAGACGCAAGAGTGGGAGGTGGGTATTTCCTGGTGGGGAAACAGTTGCGGTATGGGATACCTTCTTCCCCGACTGTATTGGGACTGAGTACAGCCTGCTGGAAGAAGGGGAAGAGAAAAAATCCACCACAACCCCCTCCTTCAACCCGCCTGAGGCGGGCTCAGGCCGAGGTCTAACTCCCCTTTCGTCCCTCGGGGGTACTGGGGACAGGCTCTTCCAGGCCGAAGGGGGAGAACTAGATGAGAGGCCCAAAAGGGGCCTCAAAGGTAGCAGAGCTAGAGCAGTGATCGCATAGCTTTGCTTGAACACTGGTAATGAAGTTTTTTATTACCCACGGGTCACGAGAGAAATGAAGCGGTTTATCCAACAGTGGGCTAACTCTGAGGGTTTTGAGTGCTCAGTCAAATCGGAAGGTTTTGATGGCGAGGATGGAGGAGGCGATGATCCAGCCGGAGAGCATGGCTAGCTGGGGCCAGGTGTCCCAGAGGGGTTTGCCATCGATGCCGACGGCGTGGAGGGCGTCGATGGCGGGGGTGAGGGGGAGGACCTGGACGAGGTCCGGAAGGAAGGCTGGGAGGGTGGAGGTGGGGAAGAAGGTGCCGGAGAAGAACATCATGGGCATGGCGATGACGTTGGCGAGGCCGGAGGCGGCGGCGGGGCTGGAGACGGAGCCGCCGATGGCGAAGCCGATGTTGAGGAATACCAGGTTGGCGAAGAAGACGATGACGTATATCCAGAGAAGGCTGCCATGGATTTGGCCGCCGAAGACAAAGACGCCCACGGCCAGAACCAGGGAGGTCTGAATAAGGGCGAGGCCCAGGTAGGTTATAACCTCGGCGGCGAAGTAGTTGCGGAGGGGGAGGGGGGTGACCAAGAGGCGCCGCAGGATGCGCTGCTGCCGGTAGCCGCTGATTTTGACGGCGATGACGATGATGGAGTTGAACATGATGGCCATGCCTATGAGGCCGAGAAGGAGCTGGTCGTAGTATTTGACGTCTTTGTCCTGGATGGACTGGGGGGATAGGAGCAGAGACCTGCCGGCGCCGGCGATTTCCAGGTTGGCCTGGTCTAGCACTTGTTGAATGGCGCTGAGGGTGAGCTGGTTTATTCCCGGATTGCCTGAACTGAAGTAGAGGGTTAACCGAGAGGGGGCGCCGTCGCGGCCAGCAGTGGCGATGTCTTCGGGAATAACCAGGGCATAGTCCAAATCTCTATCATGAATGGCCTGGCGGGCGGCGGCTTCCGTGGGGTACGCGTCTGTGACCTGGAGGAGCTGGATGCTGGATATGTTGGACCGAAGGCTTTGAGATTGTGGGGAGTTGGAGCGGTCGATGAGGGCGATGTCGGAAGGGTCAACGGAGTCGACATCGAAGAGGCCGAAGACGGTGACGAAGATGAGGGGAAAGACCAATGCCCAGAAAAGGGTCTGGCGGTCCCGCAGGGTCATCTTGATGTTGGCGATGAGGACTTTTTTCATCGTGGAGCGGTCCCGGTCAACTCCAGGATGACGTCTTCCAGAGTGGCGGGGATGACTTCCAGGCGGGTTATGACCGCGTTCTGCCGGCCCGCCAGCTGGGTGAGGGCAGGGAGGGCGGAGGCCGGGCTGGACATCCTGAGGTGAAGGGTAAGGCCGTCGCTATCGATGGACTCGAGGGACCACTGGTCCGGCGTAGCTGGAGTCAATTGAAGGGGCATGGAAGTAGTGAGAACGACGCGGTAGGGGGCCGGGATGCGCTGGACAAGATTGGGAACGGTGTCTAGGGCGATGATCTTGCCATGATCGATGATGGCTACGCGGCTGCAGAGGAACTGGGCTTCTTCCATGTAGTGGGTGGTGAGGACGATGGTCTTGCCCGCGTTGTGGAGGTTGCGGATGAGGTCCCAGAGGCTGCGTCGGGCGGCGGGGTCTAGGCCGGTGGTGGGCTCGTCGAGAATAATAAGGTCGGGGTCGTTGACGAGGCTGGCGACGATGGAAAACCGCTGCTTCTGACCGCCGGAGAGCTTTTTTATGGTGGTGCTGGCTTTGTCTATGAGGTCAACCCTGGCGAGGAGGTCGTGGGGAGGGATGCGGGCGCGGTAGAAGCTGCCGAAAAGGTGCAGGATTTCGGTGAGGGTGAGGTGGTCAAAGTAGGTGGAGGCCTGAAGCTGGACGCCAATGCGCTCCTTGATGAGCGGCGCATTGCTGGGGTCCTGATGAAGGCCGAGGATTTTAACGGAGCCGGAGGTGGGTGTTTGGAGGCCTTCGATGATCTCCAGGGTGGTGGTCTTGCCTGCGCCGTTGGGGCCGATGATGCCGAAGATTTCGCCTTTTTGGACGGAGAAGGAGATGCCGTCGACGGCGGTGAGATTGCCGAACTTTTTGACGAGGCCTTCGACCTGGATGATGGGGTCTATTTGCGAGGACATTTGTGAGTAACAGCCATCCTCGCGCTATTCGGGATACCATCATCCCCTTGTTCCCCTTCTTCCTGCTGGAAGAAGGGGAAAGAAAAATTTAGACCACAACCCCCTCCTTCGACATACTCAGGACAGCGTCTAACTCCCCCTTCGCCTTCCAGGCCGAAGGGGGAGAACCAGATGGGATTCCTCCATAACCCATTCATATCCGAACGAGTCTTCCCAGGCTGTTTCGTAATGTATAGGACATAATTCTCTGAGAGTGAAACAGTTTATTCTCCGATTTTGAGACCTGCAGCGGCACCCAGTAAGTATAAGTCCTCTAGGAACTCCTGTTTGGGGATGTACAATAACACATCATGGTCTTATTGCATTTGGGCCACGGGCATTTGCCGCAGGCCGACTCGTTTGGAGATTTCATCCGGGAGTGGAACTTTGCGCCGGAGGTAGTGATACCGCTGGGAGCGCTGTTGGGGCTGTACATGGTGGGTCGAGGGCGGTTGATGGACCGGGCCAAGTATTCTACAAAGGCTGGAGGGCGGACGGCGCTATTCTTGTTAGGGATGGGCGCGCTGGCGCTGGCCTTGATGTCGCCCATCGATACGTTTTCGCAAGATTTGTTCTTTGTGCACATGGTTCAGCACTTGCTTCTGACCATGGTGGCCGCACCGCTGCTGCTGCTTTCAGCGCCGGTGGCGGAGTACATGTGGGCGCTGCCCGATCCGGTGAGGCTGTCGGCAGGGCGATGGCTGAGCCGGAGGGGGGTTGTTCGCCAAGCGCTGAAGGGCGCGACGATGCCGGTGGCAGCGTGGCTGCTCTTTGGGGCGGTAATGTGGTCATGGCATGTGCCGGACGCCTACGACGCGGCGCTGAGGTCCGGGGTGGTCCATCTGGCGGAACACCTTACCATGTTCGGGGCTGGCGTACTGTTCTGGTGGCCGGTGATAGGGCCGCCGCCGCTGAGGACGCTGCTGCCGTACCCCTTGAGATTTCTATACCTGTTCATGGCCATGTTCCAGAGCATTATCCTGGGGTCGATACTCACTTTTGCCGGGGATTCGATTTACAGCTACTATCGGGAGTCGCCGGGGCATTTTGGGCTGTCGCTGGCGGACGACCAGCAGCTGGCGGGGATATTGATGTGGCTACCAGGGTCTTTTATACACCTGACGGCGCTGCTGACGCTGCTCTATCTCTGGCTTGACCGGGAAGAGAGGGAGAAGGCGAGGGAGAAGCAGGCGCAGGTTACACGGAGCCAATACGCGGCGCAGCGGGCGGAAATGGGGGACGGGTAGAATCGCGCGGCATCTCGACGCACGTCCGCATTAGTCCGTAGGTAGCAGGATGTGACCGGCTAATTAGTCCTACATGAAGGTACGGCAAGCCGCACTACACGGGTACGATAGAAGGGTAGACGCGTCGGATGGGGGTGGGATATGACGACGGGGCTGGATGTTTTCGACACTACAGTTCAGAAGAGCAACAGGTGGCTGCTGGAGCTAATGAGTGAGCTGGACACCCAGGACAAACACTACGCGTACCTGGCGCTGCGGGCCACGCTTCACGCGCTTAGGGACCGGCTTACAGTGGAAGAGGCGTCGCAACTATCGGCGCAGCTGCCGATGCTGATTCGAGGACTCTACTATGACGCCTACGATCCGAGCGGCAAGCCGCTGAGGGAGCGTCATAAAGAAGATTTCCTGAGGCGGATAGACGACGCATTCTATCGATCCGACCCAGGAGTGAACTCGGAGGAGATAGCGCAGGCAGTGTTCAGGCTGCTGTCGCGGCGCATATCGGAGGGGGAGATAGAGGATGTCCGGATGATGATGCCGAAGGAGATAAGAGATTTATGGCCTGAGCCATCAAGGACGGGATAGGAGCTGAATTTTGCGGGGAGGGGGGAGCTATGGCGAGGGGGAGACGGACTCACGAACATGTGCAGACCGGGGTGGACCTGGTGGAGGCGTTTGTATCCATCAGGGATGATGTAGGCAAAGCGTTCACGCGGACGGAGCTGTTTGACCTGCACGAGCGGGCCGGAAGCCTGGTGGACTTGACGGGCGACAGCTCATGGCTGGAAAGGTCGGGTGATGAGGGGAATCTGCATAACCTAGCAAGAGATGAGTTCACCTTGACCGCCCGGAAGATCAACGAGAGGGCAAGGGATATAGGGGCGGATTCCGATTATAGCGAGGAGTGGAATAGGGCCAGGTGAGGAGGCGGAAGCGGCTGACGCGCTGGTCCAGGCTTGGGGGAGGCCGCCTGGCGGGGCGGCAAAGTTTGGGGCGCCGGGCCTGAAATAATCCGGGAAAGGGCCTAACTATCTTGACTGCCTGACGGCCTATTGGTATTTTGTTAGTGAAATTTTTTACAGGTTGAAGGAACACTTCCCCAAGTTCATGAAGGAGACGCATTTGTTAGGCAGGCTCTTTTTGCGCCGCGGACTAGCTTTAGGCCTGCTTTTAGCTTTTGCGCTTCTGCTTCTTGGCTGCTACCCAGACAACCCGCAGTCCACTTTCGACCCGAAGGGCCCGGTAGCCCGCAACCAGCTAACTCTATTCTGGGTTATCTTCTGGGCCAGCGTGGTAGTCTTCGCCATTGTCGCGGGAATACTCATATACTCGGTCATCAAATTCAGGTACAAGGGCGAGAACCGGCTTCCGGTCCAGGTGCATGGCAATCGTAACCTGGAAGTGCTGTGGACGGTAGTGCCGGCGCTGCTGCTGGTGGCGATTGCGGTGATGACGGTGCGCACTATATTTGAGCTGGACGAGGCGCCTTCCGATGACCAGCTCATTGTGGACGTGTACGGCCATCAGTGGTGGTGGGAGGCGGTGTACCCGCAATACGCCGTGTCTACGGCCAACGAGATACACGTGCCGGTGGGGCGCGATGTGACGGTGAATCTGATATCGGACGATGTTATCCATAGCTTCTGGGTGCCGAAACTGGCGGGCAAAGAGGACGTGATACCCAACGAGGCTAACGATATATGGTTTAGGGCGGACGAACCCGGCATATATTTGGGGCAGTGCGCCGAGTTTTGCGGCATAGCCCACGCGCTGATGAAGTTCAGAGTGGTGGCGTCGCCGATGGAGGAGTTTGAGGACTGGGTGGCGTCGCAGCAGGCGCCGGCGCGGCAGCCGGCTAACGACGAGGCGGCGAGGGGCCTGGCAGTGTTCAATTCCAAGGGATGCGTGGCCTGTCACACAACAACTGGCGGCTTCGACACGGCGGAGGTTAGGGACGCGAGGACGGAAGGGTTCCTGACAGGACAGCCGGTGACCCACGGGCCGAATCTGACGCACTTTGCGACTCGAGACGTATTCGCGGGGGCCATAGCAGACAGCACGGAAGGAAACCTAAGGGCATGGCTGGAGGACCCGGAGGAGTTCAAGCCAGGAAATCGAATGGCGGCGCTGGCGCCGGCGTTTAAGGACCCGTCTCTGAGGCTGTCGGAGGAAGAAATAACTGCCTTGATAGCGTATTTGCAGAGCCTGAAATAGCAGGAAAGCCAGGCGAAAAATAATCAGGTTAGAATACAAAAATGCGGCCTCGAATGAAAAAGATTAATCGTGAGGGCACGGGCCTGAGGGGAGGCGAAGAGCATGGCGACCGCTAGCATTGCCAAGAGAGGTATGTTCGCCAGGCCTATTGCTCCCACAGGGCTGTGGTCATGGATAACGACCATTGACCACAAGCGCATAGGCGCGCTGTACGGTGTGACCGCGTTTATCCTGTTCTTGATTGGCGGCGTTGAGGCTTTGTTGATGCGGCTGCAGCTGTCGCAGGCAGAGGCTGGTGTGGTGACGCCGGAAGCGTTCAACCAACTGTTCACCATGCATGGCACCACCATGATATTCCTGGTGATCATGCCTATGGGCGCGGCCTTTTTTAACTTTATGATCCCGCTGATGATTGGCGCGAGGGACGTAGCGTTCCCCAGACTGAACGCCTTCAGCTACTGGACGTTCCTGTTTGGCGCGATTTTGCTGAACGCGAGCTTCTTTACCGGCAGCGCGCCGGACGTAGGGTGGTTTGCCTACGCGCCTCTAAACGGCCCGGGATTTTCAGACACAGGGGTGGATTACTGGATTCTAGGGTTGCAGGTGCTGGGGGTGGCGTCGCTGGCGGCGGCGTTTAACTTCATCGTGACTATTATCAACCTGCGGGCACCTGGGATGAGCATGATGAAGCTGC from SAR202 cluster bacterium includes these protein-coding regions:
- a CDS encoding molybdopterin molybdotransferase MoeA → METRTGHGHGRGHGHRHEDMLSVEEAYERIISAFKPLEAEERPILDALGQVLTEDVYSPIDIPPAANSAMDGYAVRANDASGASVERPVTLRVIGLVAAGQVPSKAVEKGTAIRIMTGAPVPPGADAVVPFEETDEVERRSKGAGLDEIAIRGDGSKGRNVRPAGEDVRRGARILERGMALRPSEIGVLASLGMGKVKVIRKPCVAIIATGDELQTPGVPLGPGKIYDANSYSLASSVAKYGGVAKVLGIARDNLSDMNRKLEEGLESDLLLTSAGVSKGDYDIVKDVLAERGRINFWSVRMRPAKPLAWGSLRGPGGREVPHLGLPGNPVSAMVAFEMFARPAILKMQGKKRLAKPMIRAILQGQSTITMGGAYLLECR
- a CDS encoding acylphosphatase; the encoded protein is MSAESESLAKKSNPPSPPPSLLHAVVRGKVQGVGFRQFLTEKAAVLGIRGTVRNLPDGRSVEVYAQGPQRSLDTLLAHLKRGPAGSRVLQIEAAWQPPRDLPLGFFILPG
- a CDS encoding ABC transporter ATP-binding protein, with the translated sequence MSSQIDPIIQVEGLVKKFGNLTAVDGISFSVQKGEIFGIIGPNGAGKTTTLEIIEGLQTPTSGSVKILGLHQDPSNAPLIKERIGVQLQASTYFDHLTLTEILHLFGSFYRARIPPHDLLARVDLIDKASTTIKKLSGGQKQRFSIVASLVNDPDLIILDEPTTGLDPAARRSLWDLIRNLHNAGKTIVLTTHYMEEAQFLCSRVAIIDHGKIIALDTVPNLVQRIPAPYRVVLTTSMPLQLTPATPDQWSLESIDSDGLTLHLRMSSPASALPALTQLAGRQNAVITRLEVIPATLEDVILELTGTAPR
- a CDS encoding ABC transporter permease, with the translated sequence MKKVLIANIKMTLRDRQTLFWALVFPLIFVTVFGLFDVDSVDPSDIALIDRSNSPQSQSLRSNISSIQLLQVTDAYPTEAAARQAIHDRDLDYALVIPEDIATAGRDGAPSRLTLYFSSGNPGINQLTLSAIQQVLDQANLEIAGAGRSLLLSPQSIQDKDVKYYDQLLLGLIGMAIMFNSIIVIAVKISGYRQQRILRRLLVTPLPLRNYFAAEVITYLGLALIQTSLVLAVGVFVFGGQIHGSLLWIYVIVFFANLVFLNIGFAIGGSVSSPAAASGLANVIAMPMMFFSGTFFPTSTLPAFLPDLVQVLPLTPAIDALHAVGIDGKPLWDTWPQLAMLSGWIIASSILAIKTFRFD
- a CDS encoding DUF2267 domain-containing protein; its protein translation is MTTGLDVFDTTVQKSNRWLLELMSELDTQDKHYAYLALRATLHALRDRLTVEEASQLSAQLPMLIRGLYYDAYDPSGKPLRERHKEDFLRRIDDAFYRSDPGVNSEEIAQAVFRLLSRRISEGEIEDVRMMMPKEIRDLWPEPSRTG
- a CDS encoding cytochrome c oxidase assembly protein, which translates into the protein MVLLHLGHGHLPQADSFGDFIREWNFAPEVVIPLGALLGLYMVGRGRLMDRAKYSTKAGGRTALFLLGMGALALALMSPIDTFSQDLFFVHMVQHLLLTMVAAPLLLLSAPVAEYMWALPDPVRLSAGRWLSRRGVVRQALKGATMPVAAWLLFGAVMWSWHVPDAYDAALRSGVVHLAEHLTMFGAGVLFWWPVIGPPPLRTLLPYPLRFLYLFMAMFQSIILGSILTFAGDSIYSYYRESPGHFGLSLADDQQLAGILMWLPGSFIHLTALLTLLYLWLDREEREKAREKQAQVTRSQYAAQRAEMGDG
- the coxB gene encoding cytochrome c oxidase subunit II, yielding MKEHFPKFMKETHLLGRLFLRRGLALGLLLAFALLLLGCYPDNPQSTFDPKGPVARNQLTLFWVIFWASVVVFAIVAGILIYSVIKFRYKGENRLPVQVHGNRNLEVLWTVVPALLLVAIAVMTVRTIFELDEAPSDDQLIVDVYGHQWWWEAVYPQYAVSTANEIHVPVGRDVTVNLISDDVIHSFWVPKLAGKEDVIPNEANDIWFRADEPGIYLGQCAEFCGIAHALMKFRVVASPMEEFEDWVASQQAPARQPANDEAARGLAVFNSKGCVACHTTTGGFDTAEVRDARTEGFLTGQPVTHGPNLTHFATRDVFAGAIADSTEGNLRAWLEDPEEFKPGNRMAALAPAFKDPSLRLSEEEITALIAYLQSLK